Proteins from a genomic interval of Pseudodesulfovibrio nedwellii:
- a CDS encoding TatD family hydrolase gives MSKKKRPEPESLALSAGGVDSHAHLDLEDFDEDRDELIARATASGFSQIINVFLGPDAYEKNRSLFDKHPHISFLLGIHPNNANDLTDDVLNRMRDHFKADPRLKGVGEIGLDYYWERVPHDIQKAAFIKQIVLARELSLPIIIHSRDANDDTLAILEEQGLKDYPVLWHCFGAGIDLAERIINNGWYISIPGPVTYRKKSEETQAAVARIPFDRLMIETDCPYLTPEPWRGKRNHPALAAFTAQRIAQIKGRSLEDIWQITGDNARRFFGL, from the coding sequence ATGTCCAAAAAAAAACGCCCTGAACCGGAATCCCTGGCACTCTCTGCCGGGGGCGTGGATTCTCACGCGCATCTCGATCTTGAAGACTTTGACGAAGATCGAGACGAACTCATTGCCCGTGCTACAGCCTCGGGATTCAGCCAAATCATCAACGTCTTTCTCGGACCCGATGCCTACGAAAAGAATCGGTCACTCTTCGACAAGCACCCACATATTTCCTTTCTACTCGGTATCCATCCAAACAATGCCAACGACCTGACCGACGATGTGCTCAACCGCATGCGCGATCATTTCAAGGCCGACCCACGGCTCAAGGGCGTAGGTGAAATCGGACTCGATTATTATTGGGAACGAGTGCCTCACGATATCCAGAAAGCCGCGTTCATCAAACAAATAGTCTTGGCCCGAGAGTTATCCCTGCCAATAATCATTCACTCGCGCGATGCCAACGACGACACCCTCGCCATTCTCGAAGAACAGGGACTCAAGGATTATCCCGTCCTCTGGCACTGTTTCGGCGCAGGTATCGATCTCGCCGAAAGAATCATCAACAACGGCTGGTATATATCCATTCCCGGCCCCGTGACGTATCGTAAAAAATCTGAAGAGACCCAAGCCGCCGTTGCCCGAATCCCCTTTGACCGACTCATGATCGAAACCGATTGTCCATATCTCACTCCTGAACCATGGCGCGGCAAACGAAATCATCCGGCTCTTGCCGCGTTCACAGCACAACGCATCGCCCAAATCAAAGGTCGGTCTCTCGAAGATATCTGGCAAATCACCGGCGACAACGCTCGACGTTTTTTTGGGTTGTAA
- a CDS encoding glycosyltransferase family 1 protein encodes MKTCIFLPPVNKPTGGITVLRQIADILHQANRDVCLVAREKGGWRPDGLADAAPIIEWTDLRLTKDSLWLVPEGWVNALAPGMEAGAHCVNYVQNWAYLFSALPEGVDWHNLPVEFLAVSDPVSQFVKQSTFKDAPIIRPGIDRSIYHTSNAKKPGRITVAYMPRKNKALAQQIKAIFEHRVGPSAVNWLPIEGMDTHQVADALRTAHIFLVTGFPEGCPLPPLEAMACGCLPVGFTGFGGWDYMRQIQPEPRYTPWIKLREVDWAGNGLWCADGDVLDAALCLEEAVTMVKKNNLYMAAALESGQETADAYSTDEQKLAVLTAWDAL; translated from the coding sequence ATGAAAACATGTATTTTTCTGCCTCCAGTCAACAAACCAACCGGTGGCATCACCGTCTTACGACAGATTGCCGACATTCTTCATCAGGCTAACCGAGATGTCTGTCTTGTGGCTCGCGAAAAAGGTGGCTGGCGACCCGACGGACTGGCTGATGCCGCTCCGATCATCGAATGGACTGATCTGCGACTGACCAAAGACTCTCTCTGGCTAGTTCCAGAGGGTTGGGTCAACGCGTTGGCCCCCGGCATGGAAGCTGGCGCACACTGCGTCAACTATGTGCAGAACTGGGCCTACTTGTTTTCCGCATTGCCCGAGGGTGTTGATTGGCACAATCTGCCCGTGGAATTCCTCGCCGTATCCGACCCTGTCTCCCAATTCGTCAAACAAAGTACCTTCAAAGACGCCCCCATCATCCGACCAGGCATCGACCGCTCAATCTACCACACATCAAACGCTAAAAAACCAGGCCGTATTACCGTGGCCTACATGCCACGCAAAAACAAAGCTCTGGCCCAACAGATCAAAGCTATTTTCGAACACCGCGTCGGACCAAGTGCCGTAAACTGGCTGCCCATCGAAGGTATGGACACCCATCAGGTGGCCGATGCCCTGCGGACCGCACACATATTTCTCGTAACAGGCTTTCCCGAAGGCTGTCCGCTCCCTCCTCTTGAGGCCATGGCCTGCGGCTGTTTGCCTGTTGGATTCACAGGTTTCGGTGGATGGGATTACATGCGCCAGATTCAACCCGAACCACGCTACACTCCATGGATCAAACTCCGCGAAGTGGACTGGGCCGGAAACGGCTTATGGTGTGCGGACGGCGATGTCCTGGATGCCGCACTCTGTCTGGAAGAGGCCGTCACCATGGTCAAAAAAAATAACCTTTATATGGCAGCGGCCCTGGAATCGGGTCAGGAAACCGCCGACGCATACAGTACCGATGAACAAAAACTCGCTGTCCTGACCGCATGGGACGCACTCTAA
- a CDS encoding DMT family transporter has product MNSRTLRADILLFITAVIWGLAFVAQRVGMDHVGPLTFNGIRFALGALALVPLILYMQKYRSSNTTGVDRKKMLIGGGLLGIALFVGASLQQMGLAGPQLAKFGFEATTAGKAGFITGLYVVFVPIFGLFLAQKTGWGTWVGAGLAVVGMYLLSVTSDLAISFGDMLVLVSAVFWAGHVLLVGKLSPGLDAVDAIKLSIVQFSACAVLSLIGAVATEEITMTGLIGAAPAIAYGGFLSVGIAYTLQVIAQRDAQPAHAAVLLSLEAVFGVIGGCLMLGEVLSLRALMGCGLMLAGMLLSQLKP; this is encoded by the coding sequence TTGAATTCTCGTACACTTCGCGCCGACATTTTGCTCTTCATCACAGCCGTCATCTGGGGGCTGGCCTTTGTGGCGCAACGCGTGGGCATGGACCACGTTGGTCCGCTCACCTTCAATGGTATTCGATTTGCTCTGGGCGCACTTGCTCTAGTCCCACTCATTCTCTACATGCAGAAATACCGCTCCTCCAACACAACGGGTGTGGATAGAAAAAAAATGCTTATCGGAGGAGGACTACTCGGCATTGCACTGTTCGTGGGAGCCTCCTTGCAACAAATGGGACTCGCCGGCCCCCAACTTGCCAAGTTTGGCTTCGAAGCTACCACAGCCGGCAAAGCGGGATTCATCACCGGCCTATACGTCGTTTTCGTCCCAATATTCGGTCTCTTTCTGGCCCAAAAAACCGGATGGGGAACCTGGGTTGGCGCAGGATTGGCCGTTGTCGGCATGTACTTGCTGTCAGTCACCTCCGATCTCGCCATCTCCTTTGGTGACATGTTGGTCCTTGTCAGCGCAGTGTTTTGGGCAGGACACGTGCTTCTCGTGGGTAAACTTTCCCCCGGTCTGGATGCGGTGGACGCCATCAAACTGTCCATTGTACAATTCTCGGCCTGCGCAGTCCTGAGTCTTATTGGCGCTGTCGCCACCGAAGAAATCACCATGACAGGCCTTATTGGCGCAGCCCCGGCGATTGCTTACGGTGGTTTCCTGTCCGTGGGTATTGCGTATACCTTGCAGGTGATTGCGCAGCGCGATGCGCAACCGGCCCATGCTGCCGTCCTTCTCAGCCTTGAAGCGGTATTTGGAGTTATTGGTGGGTGTTTGATGCTTGGTGAAGTGTTGAGTTTGCGGGCGTTGATGGGTTGTGGGTTGATGTTGGCAGGGATGCTATTGAGTCAGCTTAAGCCCTAG
- a CDS encoding WbuC family cupin fold metalloprotein yields MTQQSTELPVAMDAPDTDVTPLSLTMVGDLLAQSREAPRKRMLQKLHTSHDALAHRMFNAMQPGTYVMPHRHLDPPKDETVLVMAGSMLYVQFSDDGKVEQTILLQPGTENFGIDVAPHVYHTFIPLKPDTLIFETKTGPYKPDSDKNIPEWAPREGSPEAEPYLLDMIKSLAEKANAAVDKMKAEEASTE; encoded by the coding sequence ATGACTCAACAATCCACCGAACTTCCCGTGGCTATGGATGCGCCCGACACCGATGTCACCCCCTTGAGCCTGACCATGGTCGGCGATTTGCTGGCCCAGTCCAGGGAGGCTCCTCGCAAACGGATGCTGCAAAAGCTGCACACATCCCACGATGCACTTGCTCACCGCATGTTCAACGCCATGCAGCCGGGCACATATGTAATGCCCCACCGGCATCTTGACCCGCCCAAGGACGAAACCGTTCTGGTTATGGCCGGATCCATGCTTTACGTGCAATTCAGTGATGACGGAAAAGTCGAACAAACCATTTTGCTTCAGCCCGGGACGGAAAATTTCGGCATCGACGTAGCTCCGCACGTCTATCACACATTCATTCCGCTTAAACCGGACACCTTGATATTCGAAACCAAGACCGGCCCTTATAAACCGGACTCCGACAAAAACATCCCGGAATGGGCTCCCCGCGAGGGCTCCCCCGAGGCTGAACCCTATCTGCTGGACATGATCAAATCACTGGCGGAAAAAGCCAATGCCGCCGTTGATAAGATGAAAGCGGAAGAAGCTTCCACCGAGTAA
- a CDS encoding GNAT family N-acetyltransferase, which produces MTAILRRATPNDFDAICALLTKHMNPAFPPKRWRALFTHGWCSGKPDFGIVAEDKGKIVGFHGHICSHRIIDGCWERFTNFTSWYILKEYRKNGLGSRMLEMATADPETTYTVFSLSPKRIDFFKSLGMNVLEEERLLWHKTEVPYDNLELIVDPGKIRSHSAPQDLPFFDDHVPLRVMPVLVTTRCSQCLLLLSRTVKHGDRVYYDVLYRSNPTLFTQRAQHIAEALLPDNECVLAADRRFVEDDGPGAEVEIIKSPRFYKSSRVHPRDIDLTYSELSLLGLKLD; this is translated from the coding sequence ATGACTGCCATACTGCGTCGAGCCACACCGAATGATTTTGACGCCATCTGCGCCCTACTGACAAAACACATGAACCCAGCCTTCCCCCCAAAGCGATGGCGAGCTCTCTTTACCCATGGTTGGTGTTCAGGAAAACCGGACTTCGGCATTGTGGCCGAAGACAAAGGAAAGATTGTTGGCTTTCACGGCCACATCTGTTCCCACCGCATCATTGACGGGTGCTGGGAACGATTTACCAACTTCACATCTTGGTACATTCTCAAAGAATACCGGAAAAACGGCCTGGGGAGCAGAATGCTCGAAATGGCCACGGCCGACCCGGAAACGACCTACACTGTTTTCTCCCTTTCTCCCAAACGGATCGATTTCTTCAAGTCTCTCGGCATGAACGTCCTTGAAGAAGAACGACTGCTCTGGCACAAAACCGAAGTTCCCTATGACAACTTGGAACTGATCGTTGATCCCGGAAAAATTCGTTCCCACTCCGCCCCTCAAGACTTGCCTTTCTTTGATGACCACGTTCCCCTTCGTGTTATGCCAGTATTGGTAACCACCCGTTGTTCACAATGCTTGTTGCTTCTTTCCAGAACAGTGAAGCATGGAGATCGCGTCTATTACGATGTTTTGTATCGAAGCAATCCCACACTGTTCACCCAACGGGCACAGCACATTGCGGAGGCCCTGCTCCCCGACAACGAATGTGTACTGGCTGCTGACCGTCGGTTTGTGGAAGATGACGGTCCCGGAGCCGAAGTGGAAATCATTAAGTCGCCACGCTTCTACAAATCTTCACGAGTGCATCCCCGTGATATCGACCTGACATACTCAGAGTTGTCACTTCTCGGGTTAAAGCTCGACTAG
- a CDS encoding polysaccharide deacetylase family protein gives MTHDNMNTLLQELNAWKRADMMAELWWRDDDAAEPTVELDQLIRISDRYDVPCGLATVPAKTGEPMRKTVSGASHLWILQHGYAHTNHAPSGSGIGAWELGLHRPKSVVLDELRDGMLKLSQLFKTRFVPVLVPPWNRIDPELLFYLPVMGFRGLSASYKKNRPVPPNDLRVADAHCDVLSWKKKEARFAGQEKCIHSLVNHLKEKRTGVADKSEPTCLLTHHLEMDRDAWQFIEDIFALTTAHTGVTWLVPADIWPQPK, from the coding sequence ATGACCCATGATAATATGAACACACTTTTGCAGGAACTCAACGCCTGGAAGCGCGCCGATATGATGGCCGAACTCTGGTGGCGAGATGATGATGCAGCAGAACCCACAGTGGAACTGGACCAGCTCATCCGTATCAGCGACCGGTATGACGTGCCGTGCGGACTGGCGACAGTCCCGGCCAAAACCGGTGAACCTATGCGCAAAACCGTATCTGGTGCGTCGCATCTCTGGATTCTTCAACACGGCTATGCCCATACAAACCACGCTCCGTCCGGCTCCGGCATAGGTGCCTGGGAATTGGGATTACACAGGCCTAAATCCGTTGTGCTCGACGAGTTACGTGACGGAATGCTCAAACTCAGCCAACTTTTCAAAACCCGATTTGTTCCTGTTTTGGTACCACCGTGGAACCGCATTGACCCCGAACTTCTTTTTTACCTGCCTGTCATGGGCTTTCGCGGTCTGTCCGCCAGCTACAAAAAAAATCGCCCCGTACCGCCAAACGATCTGCGTGTAGCCGATGCCCATTGCGATGTCCTGAGCTGGAAAAAGAAAGAAGCTCGATTCGCTGGACAGGAAAAATGCATTCACTCTCTGGTCAACCACCTGAAAGAGAAACGAACCGGCGTTGCAGACAAAAGCGAACCAACATGCCTGCTCACACATCATCTTGAAATGGACCGGGATGCTTGGCAATTTATTGAAGACATCTTCGCCTTGACCACCGCGCACACTGGCGTTACATGGCTTGTTCCGGCTGATATTTGGCCGCAACCAAAATAG
- a CDS encoding radical SAM protein, with protein MTRKCNFRCEYCYFPHDNTPVTETLSAERIKDFLDNTGEIWKVGLTGGEPFIYPNFVDVCEVLTSSHIIGVDTNLSVSSKVKEFAERIDPNRVHNLYVALHIEERERIKGVDAFIRNAQLLMDKGFEIIVNYVVHPTLEGRFQADREFYASHGITITPRPFKGEHDGRRYPEAYGDRAQVIFGDHPEQGKKVAFNFYGVPCSAGRTLLRMEPDGTIFRCPGDKTVLGNVMDEVTLYEGHEPCIKKRCPCRGLDHVQLTDFEAHMVDGVQYAVVADNEQSRFAFEQATALVPNDPCAENNLGVLAWRRDDREDALLHFENALKSVPDNTLYGRNRDGAQAAQADFDPQICLDVNSDLIK; from the coding sequence ATGACGCGGAAGTGTAATTTCCGTTGTGAATATTGTTATTTCCCCCACGACAACACTCCGGTAACAGAGACATTGTCTGCCGAGCGCATCAAGGATTTTCTCGATAATACCGGGGAAATCTGGAAGGTGGGGCTGACCGGTGGTGAGCCTTTTATCTATCCGAATTTTGTGGATGTGTGTGAGGTCTTGACGTCTTCACACATCATTGGTGTGGATACCAATCTGTCCGTATCCTCCAAGGTCAAAGAGTTTGCTGAGCGCATTGACCCAAACCGGGTGCACAATCTGTATGTGGCTTTGCATATTGAGGAGCGGGAACGGATTAAGGGCGTGGATGCCTTTATCCGAAATGCACAGCTTCTCATGGACAAGGGTTTCGAGATTATCGTCAACTATGTGGTCCATCCAACGCTGGAAGGCCGTTTTCAGGCTGACCGGGAGTTTTATGCCAGCCACGGCATCACCATCACGCCCCGTCCGTTCAAGGGTGAGCATGATGGGCGACGGTATCCCGAAGCCTATGGTGATCGGGCTCAGGTCATTTTTGGCGATCACCCCGAGCAGGGCAAGAAGGTCGCCTTCAATTTTTATGGTGTTCCCTGTTCCGCAGGGCGGACCCTGTTGCGTATGGAACCGGATGGAACCATCTTTCGGTGCCCCGGAGACAAGACCGTACTCGGCAATGTCATGGATGAAGTTACGCTGTATGAAGGGCATGAGCCGTGCATCAAGAAACGGTGTCCCTGTCGCGGACTGGATCATGTGCAGTTGACCGATTTTGAAGCGCATATGGTGGACGGTGTTCAGTACGCCGTGGTGGCTGATAACGAACAGTCCAGGTTTGCATTTGAGCAGGCTACGGCGTTGGTTCCCAATGATCCGTGTGCAGAGAACAATCTTGGTGTGCTGGCGTGGCGTCGGGACGATCGAGAGGATGCCCTTCTTCATTTTGAGAATGCACTCAAGAGCGTGCCGGACAACACGCTTTATGGCCGTAATCGCGATGGGGCACAGGCTGCACAGGCTGACTTTGATCCGCAGATATGTCTGGATGTGAATTCTGATCTGATAAAGTAG
- a CDS encoding glycosyltransferase family protein — translation MESKAYNILMYSHDTYGLGHIRRTMAIARNLVAQDVNILIVTGSPIVGRYTMPKGIDFVRMPGMIKKTNAIYVPHSIKVDPKIAISIRKNIISATAKAFKPDLFVVDKVPTGLKGEVLPTLKWIKKNLPCTRVVLGLRDILDDAESTRADWKRKQFPEVLRDLYSEIWVYGYKAMYDPITEYAFPDDIAEKTVFTGYIPRKVPRTRKVRRKHKQVVVTIGGGGDGYNVLDTYLKMLETNGTVDFKTLMITGPFLSPERLDELADRARALKVQIKPFVRNMEKRMAKADLVVSMGGYNTMCEILSLKKPALIIPRDNPRQEQLIRAKVFKKRGLCDFIKWGEVTPETMRKKINGLLENPTPYTAELETFAMTGLEVMRERLEYFREHCFSEEVSEENSERDSS, via the coding sequence ATGGAATCGAAAGCATATAATATACTGATGTATTCCCATGACACTTATGGTCTGGGACATATCCGACGCACCATGGCTATTGCCAGGAATCTGGTGGCGCAGGATGTGAACATTCTCATTGTTACCGGTTCCCCCATCGTCGGGCGGTATACCATGCCCAAGGGTATTGATTTTGTCCGTATGCCAGGCATGATCAAGAAAACCAACGCCATTTACGTTCCTCATTCCATTAAGGTTGATCCCAAGATCGCCATTTCCATTCGCAAAAATATTATTTCTGCCACTGCCAAGGCATTTAAGCCGGATCTTTTTGTCGTGGATAAAGTACCTACCGGCCTCAAGGGCGAGGTCCTGCCCACCTTGAAGTGGATCAAGAAGAACCTGCCGTGTACCCGCGTGGTACTTGGTTTACGTGATATTCTGGATGATGCCGAATCCACTCGTGCGGATTGGAAACGTAAGCAATTTCCTGAAGTTTTGCGCGATCTTTATTCCGAGATCTGGGTGTATGGCTATAAAGCCATGTATGACCCGATCACTGAATATGCCTTTCCTGATGACATTGCGGAAAAGACTGTTTTTACAGGTTACATTCCGCGAAAAGTTCCGCGTACCCGCAAGGTCAGGCGTAAGCATAAGCAGGTTGTTGTCACCATCGGCGGTGGCGGTGACGGTTACAACGTGCTGGATACCTATCTCAAGATGCTTGAGACCAATGGTACCGTTGATTTCAAGACGCTCATGATTACTGGCCCGTTTCTTTCGCCAGAGCGGTTGGACGAATTGGCCGACCGCGCCCGTGCTCTCAAGGTTCAGATTAAGCCGTTCGTACGGAACATGGAAAAACGTATGGCCAAGGCCGATCTGGTGGTTTCGATGGGTGGCTACAACACCATGTGCGAAATTTTGTCCCTGAAAAAGCCGGCTTTGATTATCCCCCGTGACAATCCACGCCAGGAACAGCTCATCCGCGCCAAGGTTTTCAAAAAGCGTGGGCTGTGCGATTTTATCAAGTGGGGCGAAGTCACGCCTGAAACCATGCGGAAAAAGATCAATGGCCTGTTGGAAAACCCGACCCCCTACACAGCTGAACTTGAGACCTTTGCCATGACCGGTCTGGAAGTCATGCGTGAACGGCTTGAATATTTTCGAGAGCATTGCTTCTCTGAAGAAGTGTCCGAAGAAAACAGCGAAAGAGACTCCTCATAA
- a CDS encoding glycosyltransferase family 4 protein gives MTTESKKKTLGMVLKGYPRISETFISNEIRLLEEMGFNIHIYSMRAPRENFSHKSIKDIKAKVTYLPSSMVWGFPAFLWYNIRLFCKMPKRYMECLKLMKSRFALAPKKYTWVKHMLQAGYIMQKSVLDDGVDLAHMHGHFAHTPTTVTMYAAFLADIPFSFTAHAKDIYTQDPRRIQDKVDRAKFVVTCTKYNANHLEKTVGGKKPIHCVYHGINLDLFSPNGRGIKAKTPYHILTVARFVEKKGLDTVLMALAKLRSEGLDFRYTLVGEGKAKFNRKIEKLIQDLGLNDVTTLTGTITHDDVIELLGSSDCFTLGCREAKDGDRDGIPNVVAESMATGVPVTATDVSGVPELVVHEETGLLCPSNDVDALADIIRRSLTDDELRARIIPAANETVHELFNNKKLINTLGEIYKSHGVPCSK, from the coding sequence ATGACGACCGAATCCAAAAAGAAAACCCTTGGCATGGTGCTCAAGGGGTATCCGCGCATTTCCGAGACATTTATTTCCAACGAAATTCGTTTGCTTGAAGAGATGGGATTCAACATCCATATTTACTCCATGCGCGCTCCCCGTGAAAATTTTTCTCACAAGTCCATCAAGGATATTAAGGCTAAAGTTACGTATCTGCCGTCTTCCATGGTCTGGGGGTTTCCGGCCTTCCTCTGGTACAACATTCGCCTCTTTTGCAAGATGCCCAAGCGGTACATGGAATGTCTTAAGCTTATGAAGTCCCGTTTTGCGTTGGCTCCCAAAAAGTATACTTGGGTCAAGCACATGCTTCAGGCCGGGTACATCATGCAGAAATCCGTGCTCGACGATGGTGTTGATCTGGCCCATATGCACGGTCATTTTGCGCATACGCCGACAACTGTTACCATGTACGCTGCTTTTCTTGCCGATATCCCGTTTTCCTTCACTGCCCATGCCAAGGATATTTATACTCAGGACCCGCGTCGTATTCAGGATAAAGTTGATCGGGCCAAGTTCGTGGTCACCTGTACAAAATACAATGCCAACCATCTTGAAAAAACAGTGGGCGGAAAGAAGCCTATCCATTGTGTGTATCACGGTATTAATCTTGACCTGTTTTCACCCAATGGGCGTGGAATCAAAGCCAAGACGCCGTATCATATTTTGACGGTCGCTCGTTTTGTGGAAAAGAAAGGGCTGGACACCGTGCTTATGGCCCTCGCCAAGCTGCGGAGCGAAGGGCTTGATTTTCGCTACACTCTTGTGGGCGAGGGTAAGGCTAAATTCAATCGCAAGATCGAAAAGCTTATTCAGGATCTTGGTCTCAATGATGTGACCACATTGACCGGCACTATTACTCACGATGACGTTATCGAGTTGCTCGGTTCGTCCGATTGTTTCACCTTGGGGTGTCGTGAAGCCAAGGACGGAGATCGGGACGGCATCCCCAATGTGGTGGCCGAATCCATGGCAACGGGTGTGCCTGTCACTGCCACGGATGTGTCCGGTGTTCCCGAATTGGTGGTCCACGAAGAAACCGGCCTGCTTTGTCCATCCAACGATGTAGATGCTTTGGCCGACATCATTCGTCGGTCCCTCACTGACGACGAGTTGCGCGCCCGGATAATTCCCGCTGCCAACGAGACTGTGCACGAACTTTTCAATAACAAGAAGCTCATCAACACGTTGGGCGAAATATACAAGTCGCACGGCGTTCCCTGTTCCAAATAA
- the metW gene encoding methionine biosynthesis protein MetW: protein MRFDLQVIASWIKPGSKVLDLGCRTGSLLSYLTQEKHIIGTGIEIDEDAAGQAISKGLSVIHGDIYEELEDYPDNAFDYVILSQALMQVSDPETCIRDMLRVGKLGIVSFPNFTHYKNRLQMFFTGRAPMSKELPYEWYNTPNIRVIPITDFLRFCEGMNVPIVKEVAISTYHHDEKGRVITFLPNLFATFGIFMLGQSKG, encoded by the coding sequence ATGCGTTTTGATCTTCAAGTCATTGCGTCATGGATAAAACCGGGCAGCAAAGTTCTCGACCTCGGTTGCAGAACCGGCTCTCTGCTCAGTTACCTCACGCAAGAAAAACACATCATCGGCACGGGTATAGAAATCGACGAAGATGCTGCAGGCCAAGCCATTTCCAAGGGGCTATCCGTCATTCACGGCGACATCTACGAAGAACTCGAAGATTACCCCGACAATGCCTTCGACTACGTCATTTTATCCCAAGCGCTCATGCAGGTATCCGATCCCGAAACCTGTATCCGGGACATGCTTCGGGTCGGCAAGCTCGGAATCGTCTCGTTCCCCAATTTCACCCACTACAAGAACCGGCTTCAGATGTTCTTCACAGGACGTGCGCCCATGTCCAAGGAGCTCCCCTACGAGTGGTACAACACCCCTAACATTCGGGTCATACCTATCACCGACTTTCTCCGGTTCTGCGAGGGCATGAATGTGCCTATCGTCAAGGAAGTTGCCATTTCCACCTATCATCACGATGAAAAAGGTCGAGTCATTACCTTCCTGCCCAACCTCTTTGCCACCTTCGGCATTTTCATGTTGGGACAGAGTAAGGGATAG